In the genome of Chryseobacterium sp. 52, the window TCCAGGCTCAGGAAAAAGAAAAACTCCTGAATATGGAATCCATGCTGTTGAACAGAGTAGTAGGTCAGGACCATGCTTTAAAAATTCTGTCCGATGCCATTGTTGAAAACCGAAGCGGATTGAATAAGCCGGGGCAACCTATCGGGTCATTCTTCCTTCTGGGACCTACCGGAACTGGGAAAACCGAGCTGGCAAAATCTATGGCAGAACTTCTTTTCAACGACGAGAAAGCCATGGTACGTTTTGATATGTCCGAATTTAAAGAAGAGCATTCCGCAGCATTACTATACGGAGCGCCTCCGGGCTATGTAGGGTATGAAGAGGGAGGAATGTTGGTGAATAAGATCAGACAGCAACCGTATACCGTTGTTTTATTTGATGAAATTGAAAAAGCCCACCATTCTGTTTTTGATGTATTCCTGCAGATCATGGACGAAGGTAAAGTCCATGACAAACTGGGGAAAGAAGGTGATTTCAGCAATGCCCTGATATTGTTTACTTCAAATATTGGAAGCGAAGAAATCGTAAAACAGTTTGAAGAAGGAAAAGTTCCGGAATCCTCCTCTTTGATGCAGATTATGTCGGGTTCAGGACGATTCAGACCGGAGTTTTTAGCGAGAATCACAGAGATTATTCCTTTTGCACCTATCACGGAATCTATTGCCGAAAGAATTTTCAATATCCAGCTTAAATCACTTCATACATCACTTACAAGACTGGGAATGGCGTTGAAGATCAGTGATGAAGCAGTTAAAAACCTTGCATTGGGAGGATTCAGCAGCAAATACGGAGCAAGACAGATTTCCGGAGTCATTCGTTCACAGCTGGCAAGACCCATCTCTAAAATGATCGTAAGAGAGGAAGTGAAATCCGGACAGACACTCCATGTAGACTGGAACAGTGAAGAAGAAAAAATAAACTGGAAAGTAGATTAATAATAAAAGCGAAGGGCAGATCTGCAAAAACTCATCTGCCTTTTTGCAATATAAATATTTAAAAATGAAAACCGTATTCAAAAATATCTTTACAGGACTCATGCTGGCAGGGACTTTTGTAACGATGAACGGACAGTTTCTTGCTGCTTCTGATACCTCGGAAAGCAGTGTGAAAAAGTATACGAATATCATCAATGCCAATAAAGAGATCGTTGAATTTATCGAATATTCATTGGTACAGAAAGGCATCCCTAAGCACCTCAGAAATCTTGCTCTGATTGAGTCGCATTTTAACAGGAATATTACCTCGGGAGCCGGTGCAGTGGGAATATGGCAGTTTATGACCGCCCATGCCAACCAATACGGGCTTACAGAGCAGAACCGTACAGATGTCTATAAAAGTACCAAAATAGCAGTAATTTCACTGGCGAATCTCTATAAAAAATATGGAGACTGGATTACTGTAGTGGCAGCTTATAACTGTGGCGAAGGAAATATTGCTAAAGCCATGCAGGCTGCGGGTTCTACCCAGTACCACGTATTTTCAAAATATCTGCCAGGAGAAACCATTAATCATGTTAAAAAATACCTCAATGCATGTTATGCCACCGGCGAGCTTGAAAGTGTTTTAAATAACTATAATTCTTCAAGGATTAATAAAGTATTCTTTACAGAAGGAGGAAGCCGTAAAAACAGTGATTCACCTTTGCAGGAGACAGAAATTAATGCAGGCTTTAATCTCGATGTTATTGCTGATGAGCTGGATGTAGAGGTGACTGAAATCCTTGCCTGGAACCCCGGAATTGTAGAAGAACTTCAGAAAAAGGGCGAAAGTCCTCTTTATCTTCCTACAGATCTGATGCCCGACTTTCTTCTAAGGAAAAATAAGATCCTTTCCCGTTCTATAAAAGAAGGAAGCCGTATGCAGCAGTAAGCCCTGAATACGAAGAAAAAAACTTAGAGCCGTACATTTTGTAACGGCTTTTTTTATGATCAATATGAGTGAATTAAATGCTGAAAATACGCTGATTTGTCTTTGAAAAAAATCATAATATATCTCTTTTAAGTGTAAAAAAATAACGGTGTATAAGCCTTTTGCATGTTTTTAATTAGCTTTAATTCAGTATTTTGTGTTTTTGATGTAAATCTATTGTCGTAGAATTACTACATCAAATCGTAGAATTACTACAAATTTTCAGATTTATATTCAAAAGCTTTTTTATCAAAATACGGCGTTATATATTTGCTCTGTAATCAATCACTAAATCACAAAATATTAACAATTAAAATTTACAAATCATGGCAGCAAATTCAAGAGGAATCTTAAAATTCAACAACGGAGGAGAGCAAAAATTATTAAAGCTTAACTACAGCGTATCAAGATCTACAGACGTTTCAGGACGTGTAGCATCAGATCCTTCTAATGCTCTTATCAAAGTGACAGTAGAAGCTACTGAAAAATCTGACATCCTTGAAAGCTTATTGAACGGAAAATATAAGCCTACAACAGGAGAAGTAACTTTCAACAAATCTCACGAAGAAGGTACATTAACTACCTTGAAATGGGAGAACGGATATGTAATTCAACACGAAGTAGACTTCGATGCTGTAGATGAAAACAGTATGCTGATCAGTTTCGTAATAAGCGCAGAGGTGATCACTCTTGGTAACTCTGAGTACCGCGGAATGTGGCCTTTAGACGGTAAATAATCTGAACAATCATCTTAGTAAAAATAAATTGGTACAGAATAGTATATTCGCAAGAATATACTATTCTGTTTTTTTGTGGTTTCTGCCGGAGGAAACGCAAATAATAATCCTTTCGAAGTTCTTATATTGCTTTATTCTTCGTACCCTTAATATCTGGATATTTTTCTGAAAATGTAATAATAAATCGGACTGAAAATGCTGATACTTCCAGCATCAGTGTAACAGCAGAATTTTAAAAATTAAGTAGAAGAAAAGCACATTTTTACATCTTGTTTACTGTGTGGTCTCTTTTTCTTATTTAAACTTAGAAGGATGGTTTTTATAAATACAATTTATGTCCCATAACGGTGTGAAATAATGGCTTTCAATGATCTTAAAAATAACAGTAAACCTTTTATAGATA includes:
- a CDS encoding lytic transglycosylase domain-containing protein, yielding MKTVFKNIFTGLMLAGTFVTMNGQFLAASDTSESSVKKYTNIINANKEIVEFIEYSLVQKGIPKHLRNLALIESHFNRNITSGAGAVGIWQFMTAHANQYGLTEQNRTDVYKSTKIAVISLANLYKKYGDWITVVAAYNCGEGNIAKAMQAAGSTQYHVFSKYLPGETINHVKKYLNACYATGELESVLNNYNSSRINKVFFTEGGSRKNSDSPLQETEINAGFNLDVIADELDVEVTEILAWNPGIVEELQKKGESPLYLPTDLMPDFLLRKNKILSRSIKEGSRMQQ
- the tssD gene encoding type VI secretion system tube protein TssD yields the protein MAANSRGILKFNNGGEQKLLKLNYSVSRSTDVSGRVASDPSNALIKVTVEATEKSDILESLLNGKYKPTTGEVTFNKSHEEGTLTTLKWENGYVIQHEVDFDAVDENSMLISFVISAEVITLGNSEYRGMWPLDGK